The genomic window CGGCGGCATTCGCCCCACGGCGTCAGGTGCCAGCCGCGACCGCAGGCGTAGTCGGCCTTGACGATATTGCTCTGAACGTTGATTGACCCCATCGGCATGGCCTCAGCTGTGCCGATCGAGAGGCTGCCAGCGAGCAAGGCAGCCGCGATAGAAAGTGCCTTCATAACGAACTCCATTCAATCCAGCCGTACCCACCTTAGGGATGCCAAATTGAACTGGGGATGAATTGCGCGTTCATGTTTGCCGGGGAAAAAGGCGCGTTTGCGGACGGCCGGGCAGTGCGCCGGACGGCCATTTTTTCCGCAATGTCAGGCGGTTGCGGGCCGTGGCGAGGCCCGCGCAAAACCGTTCATTTCCTGCCGCTAAAGACATCCGGACCCGGATCGCGCCCGGCGGCGACCTCGGTCAGCCGCCCGAGATAATGCACCCAGCCTTCCGTATGGCCGGCGCATTGCTCCGCACTCGGCAGGCCGCTATGGGTGAGCCGCAGGAGCGTCCCGTCGGGCTGCTCGATCAGGTCGATCTCGACCAGGCTCGAGCCCGGCGGCACCACCTCGCTGCCGTCCCAGCCGAAGCTGTAGGCCAGGCGATGAACCGGCACCACCTCGCGAAACGAACCGCGCGCGAAGCGGGCGCCTGTCACGTTGACGAGATAGAGCCCGCCCGGCTCAGGCTCGATCTGCGCCTCCGTTCCCATCCAGCGCAGGATCTTCTCCGGATCGGTCATCAGTGCAAACACCGCAGCCGGGGGTGCTGCTATATGCGCCTCGCGGCGCACGATGAATGGGTCTGGCATCACATTCTCCCATGATTGCTGTCCTGCCCTATGACGCGGCACGAGATGCTTTTTCGACATGGATGTCCTCAGCAGAAGCATTTAGGCGGAAGAGCGCGCTCAACAAGGGCGTTGGAGCACACATCCATCAGCCGATAGCGCACCCGCCTCGTCCTTCGAGGCCACTGCGGGGCGCCTCAGGAGAGGCTCTCTTGGGGTCGCAACCCCGCCTCCATCCCGAAACCATCTTCCCCTATTGCCAGCCCGCCGCCTTGACCCTATTGTCGCGCCGTTCTCAGGGCGGGGTGAAAGTCCCTACCGGCGGTATGCAGTTTCGATTGCGAGCCCGCGAGCGCCTTCCTCGGAAGGGTCAGCAGATCAGGTGAGATGCCTGAGCCGACGGTCATAGTCCGGATGAAAGAGAACGTGCGTTGCCGCTGCCCTTTCGGGCTGGCGGCGGACGCTCGTGATCGCCTTGGGTGACGTGTCTGTACGCCAAAGGAGATTACCATGACACCCACCCGTTATGCCTTCATCAAAGCCGGCTGGCACGCCGATATCGTCGATCGTGCGCTTGAAGGCTTTCAACAGCTCATTCCCGCCGAGCAGATCGACGTGTTCGATGTTCCAGGCGCTTTCGAAATGCCGCTCTTGTCGCGCGATCTTGCCGCGAGCGGGCGTTATGGCGCCGTCATCGCCGCCGCCTTCGTCGTCGACGGCGGAATCTATCGCCATGACTTCGTGGCCCAGGCCGTCGTCGACGGGCTGATGCGCGCCGGAATGGATACCGGCGTGCCGGTGCTGTCGGTCTCGCTGACGCCGCATCACTATCAGGAAACCGAGCACCATCAACAGATCTACCGCGCTCACTTCGTCGAAAAGGGCCGCGAGGCCGCGCGCGCCGCTCTGATGATCGGCAAGACGCGCGCCGCTCTTGCGGCGTAGAGACCCGCGCAACAGGCGGCGGGATCGGCCCGCCGTCTTCTCCCTACCGACAGAAGAATTGATTCGACGCCCTCGCCGCGCTGTGGTCCACTCGACCCCGACATGTATCGCCATTCTTAATGCGTCCAAACCTCAAGGGAGCTGAAGATGAGCAATGCAATGCGCAGTGAAACCCCCACCCTATCCACGAGAACACGACCGGTCGACACCAAGCTCGAAGTGGTCGTCATCCCCGTTTCGGACGTCGACCGCGCGAAACGCTTTTACGACGGCCTCGGCTGGCGGCTTGACGCCGACTTCGCCAATGATGCCGATTTCCGGGTGATCCAGTTCACCCCGCCCGGCTCCGGCTGCGCGATCATCTTCGGCAAAAATATCACCGCCGCCGCCCCCGGCTCCGCCCAGGGCCTTTACCTCGTCGTCTCGGACATCGAGGCCGCCCGCCGCGATCTCATCGCCCGCGGCGTCGAGGTGAGCGACGTCTTCCACGACGCAGCAGGCGTCTATGCCGGCAAGGATGAACCCTATCTGTTCGGACGCCTCAGAATCGCCGGCCGCGATCCCGACCACCGCAGCTACCGCTCCTTCGCCTCGTTCAAGGATCCCGATGGCAACGGCTGGCTGTTCCAGGAGGTCACCACGCGGCTGCCGGGCCGCATCGACGCCGACGAGACGGCCTTCTCGACATCAAGCGACCTCGCCGCCGCGCTGCGCCGCGCCGCCACCGCCCACGGCGAACACGAGAAACGAAACGGCGGCAAACACGACGAGAACTGGCCGGACTGGTACGCCGAATACATGGTCAGCGAACGGGCGGGCCGGGAGTTGCCGTTGTAGGTGGCGGCAGAGGCCGTAAGCCCCCGCTTCGCCCTTCGAGGCCCTCGCAGGCGCCCAGGGCGAAGCTCTATTGGATGCCGCGCGTCTCTTCTTTACCGGCATGCCGTGTGGCACCCCCTCTGGCCTGCCGGCCATCTCCCCCACAAGGGTGGAGATCGACAGGAGGCTTGACCACGCCCCCTGTCGAACGGCAGCGGCAATCACAATGCTCGGCTGTTTGGGGAAGCCGTCACGCCCAGCCGATCTCCCTCCTTGTGGGGGAGATGTCCGGCAGGACAGAGGGGGGTGCCACACGACATGTCCTCTCATCCCAAATCGCGCCGGCAAGCCACCACCCCTCACCGCTCGAAAAAGTCCCGCCACTGTTTCTCGCCAAACAGACAGTCGGCCGCGGGCGCATCCCCCGCAATCTCACGCACCGTCACCGGCGGCCAAAGGCCGCTGATTTCGAGCACCAGCTTGCGGCGTACGGCGACGGCGAAATCCTCGATCTTGTGGACCGGCAGCACAAAGGCGCCGGGGCCGCCGATGACGCAATCGGCGTAATATTTGTCGAGACCCTCGGGCGCATCGGAAGGCCGCAGCATGATGGCGAGGCCGTTAATGACCATGCCCGCTTCCACCGCCCTGTCACGGGCCAGCATCACCGGATTGCCCGAGTTGTTCGGGCCGTCGCCGGAAACGTCGATCACCTCCCGCCTGGCCTGAAAGGGACTGGCGATGATCATGCTGGCGCCCTGGGCGATGGCGGTGGAGATCGAGGTGCGCCGCTGCGTGGCGATCGGCCGGGCTTCGAGTTTGTCGGCAAAGGCGATCGCATCGGCTTCCGTCTCGATCACCTGCCAGTCGATCACCGAATCCTGGACGACATAGCCCGCCCATTCGAAATAGCTGATGGCGATGCGGCCGGTGAGTCCACCCTTGACCGCATCGATGAATTCCTTGTGCTTGAGCGCCTCGACATAACCCTGGCGCTGGATGCCGATCTCCTCGAAATCCATCGACCGCGAGGTGTCGACGGCAAGCACCAGCGCCACATCGACCTCGCTTCTCCCGATCTCCGCGATCGGGGCGACGCCGGAAAGACCCATCAGCACCGCAAGTGTCGTCAGCATCGGCAAATCCCCGCGCCATTCACAAGCCGGCAAATTTTACCACAGCTTGATCGGGGCAGGACGCGCCGCCACGCGCTGG from Rhizobium sp. Pop5 includes these protein-coding regions:
- a CDS encoding GCG_CRPN prefix-to-repeats domain-containing protein, whose product is MKALSIAAALLAGSLSIGTAEAMPMGSINVQSNIVKADYACGRGWHLTPWGECRRNWQRPPMAFYGGPPRWGWDGPRWRHERRWDRDRRWNDDRRWYGDRRWDRDRNWD
- a CDS encoding SRPBCC domain-containing protein — protein: MPDPFIVRREAHIAAPPAAVFALMTDPEKILRWMGTEAQIEPEPGGLYLVNVTGARFARGSFREVVPVHRLAYSFGWDGSEVVPPGSSLVEIDLIEQPDGTLLRLTHSGLPSAEQCAGHTEGWVHYLGRLTEVAAGRDPGPDVFSGRK
- a CDS encoding 6,7-dimethyl-8-ribityllumazine synthase; protein product: MTPTRYAFIKAGWHADIVDRALEGFQQLIPAEQIDVFDVPGAFEMPLLSRDLAASGRYGAVIAAAFVVDGGIYRHDFVAQAVVDGLMRAGMDTGVPVLSVSLTPHHYQETEHHQQIYRAHFVEKGREAARAALMIGKTRAALAA
- a CDS encoding VOC family protein, giving the protein MSNAMRSETPTLSTRTRPVDTKLEVVVIPVSDVDRAKRFYDGLGWRLDADFANDADFRVIQFTPPGSGCAIIFGKNITAAAPGSAQGLYLVVSDIEAARRDLIARGVEVSDVFHDAAGVYAGKDEPYLFGRLRIAGRDPDHRSYRSFASFKDPDGNGWLFQEVTTRLPGRIDADETAFSTSSDLAAALRRAATAHGEHEKRNGGKHDENWPDWYAEYMVSERAGRELPL
- a CDS encoding DUF1194 domain-containing protein; translated protein: MLTTLAVLMGLSGVAPIAEIGRSEVDVALVLAVDTSRSMDFEEIGIQRQGYVEALKHKEFIDAVKGGLTGRIAISYFEWAGYVVQDSVIDWQVIETEADAIAFADKLEARPIATQRRTSISTAIAQGASMIIASPFQARREVIDVSGDGPNNSGNPVMLARDRAVEAGMVINGLAIMLRPSDAPEGLDKYYADCVIGGPGAFVLPVHKIEDFAVAVRRKLVLEISGLWPPVTVREIAGDAPAADCLFGEKQWRDFFER